The segment CCCGACCAGCTCGCGGATCCGGCTCATCACGAACACGTGGTAGTCCATGGACAGCCCGACCAGCACCACGAGCACGAAGAGCGGGATCCAGTCGATGACGAACCCCGGGCTGGTGAAGTCGAGCAGGCCCTCGAGCCAGCCGTGCTGGAACACCAGCGTGAGCACGCCGAAGGCGACGCCGACCGAGACCAGGTTGAGGAAGGTGGACAGCAGCGCGACCGGCACGCTGCGGAACGCCGTCCCCATCATCACCAGGGTCAGCAGGAGCACGAACCCGATCACCCCCGGCATCCACGCCCGCAGGTGGTCGTCGAAGTCGAGGTTGGACGCGGCGTCCCCGCCCACGGCCCATTCGGTGCCCGAGTCGGTGAACGCCGCCGGGGCGAGGTCGTCGCGCAGGTCGTGGATCGCGGCGGCGCTGCGCTCGTCGGACTCCGGCCAGGGCAGCGCCATGGTCAACGCGGACGTGGCGCCGTCCTCGGCGTCGACGAGACCGTCGGGGACCGTCTCGAAGTCGGCGCGTCCAGCAGCCGCCTCCAGCGTGGCGAGCGCACTGCGGGCGTCGTCGCCGCGGGCGACGACGGTGACGGTCGTGCCCTCGCTGGGGAACTCCTCGGCCACCGCGCGGAGGGTGTCGGCGGCCGGGATGCCGCGGGGCAGCGTCTCGAGGCTCGAGGCGTGCATCGTCATGCCCAGGGCCGGCACGGCGAGGACGCCGACGACCGCGACGGACGCCGCCAGTGCGGCCGCCGGACGGCGTACGACCGGCGCGAGGACGCGGCTGCTGATCCCGCCGGCGCCGATACGTCGGTTGAGCCGCCAGAGCAGCGGGACCCGCGGCCGGTCGACCCAGCGGCCGAGCGCGACCAGCAGCGCGGGGAGCACCGTGATCGACCCGACGACCGCCACCGCGACCACGACGATCGCGCCGAGGGCGAGGGAGTCGAAGGTGACGGAGCCGACCAGGTAGAGGCCCGACATGGACGCCGCGACCGCGAGACCGGAGACCACGATCGAGTGGCCCGAGGTCTGGGCGGCGATCTCGACGGCGTCGAGCGTGGTGCGGCCGCGGGCGCGTTCCTCGCGCTCGCGCTTGAGGTAGAAGAGCGAGTAGTCGACCCCGACGGCCATCCCGATCAGCACGATCATCGAGTTCACGG is part of the Nocardioides cavernae genome and harbors:
- a CDS encoding MMPL family transporter, producing the protein MAADLITRIPQRAARWSAEHPWRAILTWLVLVVAATSLAVLVPTQQAEEADYRIGQSGRADAMAEQAGLSAPPGEVVLLQGDRGDRAELPRAAKEVATGMADADGVAEVDAPVWNDARTAMLVAVSLDEGVEDPAPLEAVTATVAADHPDLTVRQAGDLTTDRDINDQVAEDLSSAEGISLPVTLVLMLLAFGALIAAGIPVLLALGSVAATMGIAAAASHVVPAEPTVNSMIVLIGMAVGVDYSLFYLKREREERARGRTTLDAVEIAAQTSGHSIVVSGLAVAASMSGLYLVGSVTFDSLALGAIVVVAVAVVGSITVLPALLVALGRWVDRPRVPLLWRLNRRIGAGGISSRVLAPVVRRPAAALAASVAVVGVLAVPALGMTMHASSLETLPRGIPAADTLRAVAEEFPSEGTTVTVVARGDDARSALATLEAAAGRADFETVPDGLVDAEDGATSALTMALPWPESDERSAAAIHDLRDDLAPAAFTDSGTEWAVGGDAASNLDFDDHLRAWMPGVIGFVLLLTLVMMGTAFRSVPVALLSTFLNLVSVGVAFGVLTLVFQHGWLEGLLDFTSPGFVIDWIPLFVLVVLVGLSMDYHVFVMSRIRELVGRGLPTRLAVEQGIRDSASVVTSAAAVMVSVFAIFATLSMLEMKMMGVALATAILVDATLIRLVMLPAALVLLGERVWWPRRPAAPLGEVVDEDDARGAGAEPELASAR